In Nicotiana tabacum cultivar K326 chromosome 11, ASM71507v2, whole genome shotgun sequence, a single window of DNA contains:
- the LOC107771968 gene encoding uncharacterized protein LOC107771968: protein MARTRNSNTDTQDAAQETIATIVAQVPPPTSAPAQETIFPEVGQMFNAVNSAMEMFKAFMANQNERRDEIPPQSARQNNSESSRVNEFLKLSPPVFYGSIVDEDLILWMKGVKKAIRMMKAFDNEAVELVVYQLRDVAGAWEAKATEFEQLKQGNKSVQEYYMEFIRLAKHAPHMVKTEKAKIRRFVGGLVYHVKDTTSAAAVGMTAFSSIVGFAKHLEKDRQHKREKKHNKKARTADVLRVKENQSRQNQNFRTSSSYSQSHAEQLSQQQGLCGTCKRQHSGQCKLGFHGCYHCGDIGHIKANCPKLRRNFSGGSARPSSSSATIVAPPQARSSHNQTGHGAGRGADRVTQGGGQPRLVATLDRQSVEASAEVITGILLVCSQNAYAIMDPGSAFSYVTPYFAINLGLELEQLSEPFLLSTPVGELVKVTRVYRGCIVSVQGRNTKADLIELEMAQRMISNGCLAYLAHIINPESEPPTLQSVPIVREFQEVFPDDLPGLTPERIIDFVIDLMPGT from the exons ATGGCTCGTACTCGCAACTCAAACACCGACACTCAGGATGCTGCTCAAGAAACTATTGCTACTATTGTGGCTCAAG TACCGCCCCCAACATCAGCTCCGGCTCAGGAAACTATATTTCCTGAGGTGGGTCAGATGTTTAATGCTGTCAACAgtgctatggagatgtttaaAGCCTTTATGGCCAACCAGAACGAGAGAAGAGATGAGATTCCACCTCAATCAGCTAGACAGAACAATTCCGAGTCCtcaagagtgaatgaatttttgaagttaaGTCCTCCAGTGTTCTATGGttctatagttgatgaagatctaATTTTATGGATGAAGGGTGTCAAGAAAGCCATCCGAATGATGAAAGCATTTGATAATGAAGCTGTGGAGCTGGTTGTTTACCAGCTTAGAGATGTGGCTGGCGCTTG GGAAGCTAAGGCTACAGAGTTCGAACAACTAaagcaagggaataaaagtgtgcaagagTACTACATGGAATTCATAAGGTTAGCTAAGCATGCTCCTCACATGGTTAAGACAGAAAAAGCAAAGATTCGCAGGTTTGTTGGCGGTTTAGTTTACCACGTTAAGGATACAACATCAGCTGCAGCAGTAGGGATGACAGCCTTCTCCTCTATTGTGGGATTTGCCAAGCACTTAGAAAAAGACAGACAAcacaagagagaaaaaaaacataacaagaaagCCCGGACAGCGG ACGTACTCAGAGTTAAGGAAAACCAGTCTCGCCAGAATCAGAAttttaggacatcatcctcatataGCCAGAGCCATGCTGAGCAACTTTCACAACAACAAGGTCTTTGTGGGACATGTAAGCGGCAACATTCAGGTCAGTGCAAGCTCGGGTTTCATGGTTGCTATCATTGTGGAGACATTGGTCATATAAAGGCCAACTGCCCAAAGTTAAGACGTAATTTTAGTGGGGGATCAGCTCGTCCTTCTAGTTCCTCAGCTACTATAGTTGCACCACCTCAGGCTCGCAGTTCTCATAATCAGACCGGGCATGGAGCAGGTAGAGGTGCAGACCGAGTTACTCAGGGAGGGGGACAACCCCGTTTGGTTGCCACACTTGATCGTCAGAGTGTGGAGGCATCTGcagaagttattacaggtatacttCTAGTTTGCTCACAGAATGCTTATGCCATAATGGATCCAGGTTCAGCATTTTCATAtgtgactccatactttgcaattaacctcGGATTAGAATTGGAACAACTTAGTGAGCCATTCCTAttatctactccagttggcgagTTAGTGAAAGTCACAAGAGTCTATAGAGGATGTATAGTTTCAGTCCAAGGTCGCAACACCAAAGCTgatctcatagagttagaaatg GCACAACGAATGATCAGTAATGGGTGTCTCGCCTATTTGGCTCACATTATTAATCCAGAATCAGAACCACCAACTCTTCAGTCAGTTCCAATTGTTAGAGAATTTCAAGAAGTTTTCCCAGATGACCTTCCTGGACTTACTCCCGAAAGAATCATAGACTTCGTCATTGATCTCATGCCAGGCACTTAG
- the LOC107771967 gene encoding protein NODULATION SIGNALING PATHWAY 2-like → MEYENFQPTYMNPFLEYSNLETTFSLKNSSINPHCSIQDFVTVVNDVDIQDYFQNDFDFIDRDVDFPVQNSQKFPLFSSQVLVQEDTGFLKEGKKLRVYSPELKLLQDQLMEETSITDLLLMGAEAIEAGNLDLASVVVLRLNTILSDQENTENSPIDRLALYFTQGLLYKSLSTSSHELLNQNQFQPESSSSITAFQMLQEISPYVKFAHFTANQAILEATKGSQQVHILDFDILEGIQWPPLMVDLVERGNINSSLRITAVVVDKNNSFLVQKTGKRLQEFADSINLPFMYDQVFLTKDEDLENIQGVESHNNLIANVMIHQLHIPQRGSSLVKIFFNGLRRLSPKVVVLVEEELFNLTKIPTMSFVEFFCEALHHYTTISDSILGGFGGGYKLALRVIEKEFLGVRILDCVRQFPSEKSEREKWSEGLYSLKGFRQIPMSSSNVRQAKHLVSLFSGGYWVQNEHCKLALCWKSRPLTTASIWVPTSSSSSPSSSISF, encoded by the coding sequence ATGGAGTATGAAAATTTTCAGCCAACTTACATGAATCCATTTCTTGAATATAGCAACTTAGAAACcacattttctttgaaaaattctAGTATTAACCCTCATTGTTCAATCCAAGATTTTGTGACTGTTGTTAACGATGTTGACATACAAGACTATTTCCAAAATGACTTCGATTTCATCGATCGAGATGTCGACTTTCCTGTCCAAAACTCCCAAAAATTTCCATTATTTTCAAGCCAAGTACTAGTCCAAGAAGATACAGGCTTCTTGAAAGAGGGTAAAAAATTACGTGTCTATAGTCCCGAACTCAAACTTCTTCAAGATCAGCTCATGGAAGAAACAAGTATCACTGATCTTCTTTTAATGGGAGCTGAAGCTATTGAAGCTGGAAATCTTGATCTTGCTTCTGTAGTTGTCTTGAGGCTAAATACAATCCTTTCTGATCAAGAAAATACAGAAAATTCCCCTATTGATAGATTGGCTTTGTATTTTACACAAGGCTTGCTTTACAAGAGCTTGAGTACTTCATCACATGAATTGTTGAACCAAAATCAATTTCAACCCGAGTCATCCTCTTCTATAACCGCGTTCCAAATGCTTCAAGAAATCTCACCTTATGTGAAATTTGCTCATTTCACCGCGAATCAAGCTATTCTTGAAGCCACAAAAGGGAGCCAACAAGTTCATATATTGGATTTTGACATTTTGGAAGGCATTCAATGGCCTCCATTGATGGTTGATTTGGTTGAAAGAGGGAATATAAATTCCTCCCTAAGGATCACTGCAGTTGTTGTTGACAAGAACAACTCATTCCTTGTACAAAAAACAGGGAAAAGACTTCAAGAATTTGCTGATTCTATCAATCTTCCTTTCATGTATGATCAAGTTTTCTTGACTAAAGATGAGGACTTAGAAAATATTCAAGGGGTAGAGAGTCATAACAACTTAATAGCTAATGTTATGATCCACCAACTTCACATACCACAAAGGGGAAGTTCATTAGTCAAGATTTTCTTCAATGGATTAAGAAGATTATCTCCTAAAGTTGTGGTCTTAGTAGAAGAAGAGCTCTTTAATTTAACTAAAATTCCAACCATGTCATTTGTTGAGTTCTTTTGTGAGGCTTTACATCATTACACTACAATATCTGATTCAATTCTTGGAGGTTTTGGTGGAGGATATAAATTAGCATTAAGGGTTATTGAGAAAGAGTTTTTGGGAGTTAGAATCTTAGATTGTGTAAGACAATTCCCTAGTGAGAAATCAGAAAGGGAAAAATGGAGTGAAGGGCTTTACTCTTTAAAAGGTTTTAGGCAAATTCCAATGAGTTCAAGTAATGTGAGACAAGCTAAACATTTGGTAAGTTTGTTTAGTGGAGGGTATTGGGTGCAAAATGAGCATTGCAAATTGGCCTTGTGTTGGAAATCAAGGCCTTTGACAACTGCTTCCATTTGGGTTCCTACATCATCAAGTTCTAGTCCTTCAAGTTCaatttctttttaa